taaatataattaacataaaagtaaatataaaatttttcatgctGGTTTGTTTGTTATGCTTCTTTTAGTTTCcacatttttatcaaaagaaaaagaaaaagaaaaacaaattaattagTTTGTCATGTAGTAAACCCTATTAATGCAATCAAACAAAAAGTCAAAGTCAACGtccaaagtaaaaaataaaaataaaaattattcaattCTCAAATAAACTCTAAAATCATAAGTTATACCGACAAAACAACTCCAACTCCAACTCCTTCAAATTCTAATTCTAAATTATTTCATATCATTCTGCGGGGTAAATAGTAatggtgtatatatatttatatgtccagaaaaggaaaaaaataccaTCCAACATCTGGGTTTAAATCCCAGACTTTTAAAACCCTATCCTTTGGACCAGAAATGGGGAAAAGAGATGGAATTGATTGGAAAATGTTGATCAGTGAATATCTATATGTTGGTATATTTAAACAAATATTGGtggaaattaataaaaaaatgttaaatgtcaATTGTTATTCTCCAcagcaagaaaaaaaaaacatatgcagaaagaaataaattaaatgtataaaTCTAACAATAATACCTATGGATGATTATTGTAAAAACAATACGAGGAAAAAGTATCCAACAGCAGAAGTACAACAAACCTATCAAATCCACAAACAAAGCACATACGACAGTCTCAGCAATCATCTTTATATTCAGCTGCAGCAGCCGCCTGGTTGAGAAGCACTACCATCTCTACCGCCAAATGAAGATGCTTGACTTACATGTCCAATTTTTATGCCATAAGACTGCAATAAAGAGGGTTAAAAACATATAATGATCATTGCCTTTGAAACAATTCATGTTCCCAATGATTTCCTATAAAGCAACTGATGCACTGTCCTAAAACTTTAAGGGTGTACTTGATTGAATCGAAAGCTGAAGGATGGGAAGAGGGAGTGAAAGTGGGACGGAAATATTGTTTTAGTATGCTTGGTAAGAAATGAAAGTGAAAGATGAACATTTTCCATcctaatagataaaaaaaaaatcattccatATTGAAATGATAAGAcaaaagaaaattagaaagatgtaacttagttcaaaattatgcattattaaaaacttccattttctttccttatttttaaaccctatcaaataatatatttttctttctattcATCTAACTCCAATTTTCCATCCTTCAAATTATCTTTTCACTCTACCAAGCAAAGCTTAAAAGAACATGGCCAATCTAATTCTTATGACTTCTACTTAAGAGGCATAAGCCAATTTCCAATAAATTCTATATGCTGAGGATGCAGATTAGAAATTGTGGTGAGTTCAACTCAATCATTTGATAATTGATATAATGAGATGGTAGAAATTGTAGTGAAAAATAAGCAGACAAAGCTAACCTCATTTGATATGTCAATAACTCCATCCTGGATTTTCTTGTAGATTTTCGAAGCTGTGCTTAGAAATGCCTGCAAAAATTTTCTTGTTATAAATTAAGGTGATTGAAAGCTTATTTATACTCGTGCTATAAAGCATTCTCAAGAAATCATAAACATAAACAAGAGAACTAAAATTATAACCTCTTCAACATTTTGAGCCGTTTTTGCAGAAGCCTCCATGAATATCAGTCCGTGCTCCCTGGCAAACTGCTCACCTTCCTCTGTGCTCACTGCCCTTCTATGGGACAAATCACACTTGTTGCCAATAAGCATGACAGTCATGTTTGCATTTGCATGCTGCCTTGCTTCCTCCAACCAGCTAGTCAAGTGATTAAAAGTCTCCCTCCTGATTATTAATCATACAAGGATGTAAAAGTGTTATTATTGCAGCCAAGTACAACAGCGCAGATAAAATTGCTTCTATGAATAAGATATGCAGGTTGaagaatgtaaaagaaaaaaggtCAATCGTCTAAAGCTTAAGTAACTTCATTGGCTAAACTCAAACTTCTGGAAAGAACAAATGTAGCACCTAGTAATATCGTAAACTAAAAGTGCACCAGCAGCTCCACGGTAGTAAGACCTTGTAATAGATCTGAATGATTCTTGGCCTGCCTGGAAAAACAAAGTACATTCAGCCCCTTAACTGGAAAAGAAAAAACATGCTTCACATTTTAAATATCTTAAGCTGGGACTAAGTGAGAAAGCTTGTTGCAATGGACATAGCAACCACTACGATCAAATGCCACCAAAGACTCTGGTATAATCAAGGGATATTGCTATCCTACTAAAAAGCATTGtaatggtaaaagtaccatatcGGCCCCTGTACTAGGCATCGAATTGCATTTCGCCCCCTCTACTCAagaaatgggcaaattagtccctatacattatatcaaagagtaaactagtcatttcttttgaaaatataatctatttgtactgttaaaatgCGTGTGCCTAATGGAATAACCAGACAATGATGTGTGTTGTGCCATGTGTACATCATGTTGACATACAAAAACCAGAAATGGATGAAACTTTGAACAGAATGGCCTGTTTGCTCCTTGATCCAacatacaaggactaatttgcccatatTTTTAGTAGAaagggcaaaatgcaatttgaatCCTATTAcaggggcctccatggtacttttatcgCATTATAATGCATTTTTTCCATGATAACATGGATCAGTCCTATGAATATTGAGATCAACCATGAACTTGTGTTCTTCAGAGATTGACTAGTAATTTGATATTAAATGTACAATTACGATCCATTTAACATGAAAGTTTGACCTAGACAAGGTCATACACCGGCAAGCCTGGAATACCATAATTTTATAGGACGGGCAGAATTTTGAACCTTCAACACACCATTTTGATACTTTGTTAGAGAATCACTGTGCAATATAACAACACATACAGACACATTACACTGAGAACACTTGAAAGCCAAGGAAAAGGAAAAACCAACCGTATCCCATATCTGAAGCTTTATTGGCTTGTTCTCAATAGTGATCATTCTGGCTCCAAATTCAACACCAATGGTTAAATCATGAACAGGCTGAAACCGTTTGTCGGTGAATTGCAAAAGAAGACATGATTTTCCAACTCCTGCAAAAGGAAAATACTTATGCTAGATAGCACTACCATGATATTCTTGGTAAAAGAATATAGCAAAACTGGCCAAACTGAATATCATATGCAAAAATGTTCACCGGAATGCAATTTCACTATTATCTCGACATTTGAATGCTATCACATTATCATGCTAAATAAAGCCATTACTCCATGTTAGATTGTGTTTTTATCTTAAGAAAAGTCATAGAAACCAATGGCTtcatccaaataaaaaataaaattgatgaaaattttacGGTGTCAACAAAAAATCCTCTAGAGAAGCTTTAATTTCCTAGCAGATTCAGAACTTAAAAACGTAAGAGCAAAGAcccatattcaaattaaaagaaaaaaaaaattcgaaagaaAACAGGAAAGGGATCTTACCAGTATCTCCAATGATAATGTACTTGAAGAGGTAAGCGTAGGACATCTCTTCTGCTCGTATTAGTAAGAACCCCAAATACCCAAAATCTGAGACCTTTTTTACTTACGATTTATAAATGAATGGCCAGATCTTATGAACAACAAGAAAAATCGAATTTTATCACTAAAAAGCAAAAGAAACAAGGAAAAAATAGTTCCTCTAAAACAAAAGTATTTAACTCTATGTTCTTAAAAGAgaatttgaaaggaaaaaaaagtaataGAGTGATCAAtgatctctttcttttcttccttctaaCACAGCAattcttttatttcaattaaataataataataatagaaggaAACGAAACGCAACACCCTTCGTTTCTATAGCAACAGGCAGTTTGTCGGTTATCTTAACCACGAAGAATTATTAACAGaatacttaaaaaaaacttaaacaacaaaatcatccttaaattatattagttttttaaattGGTACCTCAATTATTCAGTCCTTACCTATTTTACCTAAACTTTGGTcctgtaaaaaaaaattcattcaatcacAACTTGTCATgtaaatttctatttattttaccCCAATTGTCAATGTAATAGTGttgattttatcatattttcttatattttcttcTTATCAAACCATTTTTACCAAATTTTCTTACATTTTATCATCAACCAAACATCCAACAAAAATCGATTGCTTCCTTGTACAAAGCTTCCACCATTTTATCATCTTTAAACTTTATTTGCTTCTACCATCTTCAAGCTTCCAGCCTTTTTATTTCTTCACCCGATTCTTTCTTTATACAATGGTgtgaaaactcaaaaaaatctTTAATTAGAGAGAATGCataaaaaaaagagtcaaatctTCACTTTCATATAATGATAGAGGGATTCCTAAATCAcgcaaaaaaaaaacactttttgaagaagaaaaaagtaATTGAGATCAGTTTACAGATTTGTCTTAAATCGATTCTTTGCTTATTTGAATCGATTGTTTTGTTGATTGACTCAATTCTTTTTGTTGTTTGAATCGATTGTTTATTGTTTGAATCGATTCTTTGTTGTTTAACTCGATTCAAACGCCAACATTTTTTGGCTCATTTTCTtttgctctcttttttctttGCTTGAGCACCAAAAGCATTGTTGTTTCTTTTGAATAGATTGTTTGTTATCTTAAATCGATTCTTTACTTACTTGAATTGATTGTTTTGTTGATTGACTCAATTCTTTTTATTGCTTGAATTGATTCTTTGTTATTTAACTCGATTCAAAGGTCAACACCATTTTAGTATCTGTCCTTTTAATTCCATTAATGTTTCAATAACAAACAAAACTTATAAAATGGAAACACCCCCAAAAcaaaaagatgaagaaagaagaagaCTGGAAGCTTGAAGATGGTAAAAGCAGTTGAAGCTTGAAAATGATAAACGGTGGAAGCTTTGTACAAGGAAGCAATCGATTTTTTCTAGGTGTTTGGTTGAtgagaaaatataagaaaatctAGTAAAAATTGTTTGATGAGAAGAAAATATAAGAAATCTGGTAAAATCAACACTATTATATTGATAGTTGGGGTAAAATAAATAGATGGCTACGAGGCAAGTTGTGATTGactgaattttttttctaaagggACTAACAGTTGGGGTAAAATTAGTAACAAATTTATAGTTTAGGTATTAgttctaacaaaaaaaaaagttaaaagtacCAATTTGGGAAAACTAATATAGTTTAGGTATCATTTTGTTGtttaagcaaaaaaaataaaaaactatatctttaaattattaacaagtttacattttgaaatgttataagtcagatcattaaactatttgaaaattACAAGTTTGTTACTAGTCCATTTCCTATCATGTGACTATTAAATAATGATTCATCATAGTGTAGATTACATTTAAGATTACTCAACTATTAGAAAGTTTGCACTTGAGTCACTCAATTTTGAAAAAAGTTATAAGTTGttcattgaactatttaaaagttttagggTATTAGGGACCTTCTTAACAATTGTATTTCAGTAATATCGCTATCATCCGGCCTTTTCCTCAGGCAAAAAGCACAAATACTAgagtttttttcttcattttcaactTTAtggttaattttccttgaaatggCATGAAACTTCGTTGATTTAAACTTGAAGCCCTAATGGGGAAGCTTTTTGATCTCTATCAATTGTGTCGAATGGCCAGCAAACTTCAATACATTCCTCTTCTCAATGAAAATTTCTTCTTGATCTTTTAGATTGAGCCTTCGTCACTTGGAACTTTGCAACTAACTCATACTTGAATTTGGTACGTTTGAGTctcatttattatgttttaattctctctttaaaaaaaaattatccctttgCTTATGTAGTTCTTGTTTAGGGCTTGTTGAAACAAtatactttctttctttctttgcatttgccttttttttagtattttgtttACTTTGATTATAGTTATTGTGATATTTGGTTGCTGATAAGGGGTAGCTGTGTGAATAGCTTGATTGTGAATTTTCTTGGGTCAAGGTTTTGGTTGAAGGGAAAATGGTAAATGGGCTAAAAATGAAAAGTTGGTGAGTTGGTTAGGTTATAGAGGTGAGACATGGGGTTAACGATGGCTTTGCTAGGGGTTTGGGCTTTAAGTTGTTGATGCTGTTTGGATTCTCGGGTTAGGAAGTAATGGTGCAAAGATTAAGTGATCAAATTGTaaacttataaacttactaagatttGATGACCAacttgtaactttttgaaattgagtgaccaaattgTAAGGTTACTAACAGttgaatgactaaattgtaaatttaccGGTCCCCAATCTAATGTCCGTTGCAATGTTAATAGGACAATGACCAACTTgtaactttcaaatagttcaatggcCAACTTATAACATTTTGTAATTGAGTGAAAATAATGTAGACTTACAAATAGTTGAGTGACATtgggtgtaatttacccaaaaataattatttgataagaattttttttgacaaaataagaaaatttttttatttactagaTTATGGGACAATAATGATGCAGTTGAAAATCAAAATTATGtaagaaatatatttataaaaattgatataagAAATAAACGAGGGTTTAGTTGAAATGGTAAAGAAAGTTGAAAATCTTGATGTTCCACGTACTAATGTTTTAGgttcaaatattattatacatgtgtgtgtatataaaaaatatataaaaaaaacaacaccttaaaaatataatttactttgtaaagaaattatatttcattcattaCCTAATTGAGTTGTTGTCTGATTCATGACATCAACTCAATAAaggatttaatatataatatagataAATGCTATCACATATTTCAATTTAtacttcaaaaataaattaaataaatgtaacaatttttaagtaataatttaaattagCTATTACAAATGTACAATGCAATAACCACGATAGGAAGCAAGATTAATTACAAAAGTTAAAAAAGTGATCGagaaaataatcataacaattaaatttaaaggACTAAAAAGTCATTGTTTAAACAATAGATGAAACAATAAATTATCCTTAGTTAAGTCAAAATTTGATAGGATTGTCAGAtcaataactttattttattaagcATAAACTATGACATCCTATATCTGATCAGATTGTCAGATTTGAATATGTGACATTACATTACGTTGctagagaaaataaaacaaactCAATCTGACAAGTAACATGACATTCAAGTGAATAAATTCCCATACATTATTAACATATACACATAAATCAATTCAATGAATGCACATTAATCACATATTATGCATTTAATGGTTGTAAGAACTGTATAATATAGTTAGGATTCGAATTCAAACATTTATTGAAAAAATTCAACATTGTGTCTCAAGACATTGAGTTCCATGTCTCGAGACAaacctatttttattttagagaTTTTTACTTCAATGTAGATATGTCTTGAAATCTTAGGGTCTATGTCTCGAGCAAAGCCCCTCAAGTCTCGAGATTGGCCTCGAGACGGACCTCCCATGTTTTCTTATTTTGGCTTTGATGTTTTCTCGGATGAACgtttcgaccgagtagtcttctctgctatcctcaagctcacgtctgccaAGTGTGGGCTGGCTTcgaatcaaaaaaaattcacaaaaattactagtagggtaattttgtaatttctctcaacttttgggtcaagttgcaaatcaaaaaaatatctttagaaattttatgaaataatctcttcagagaattttctctctacaactttgtcttgaattcaagtgtgtgtcaataatgacccaagactctctttatatagtaagagtttaaagagttcaactatgattaaacttaatcactttaatattaaattaatataatatttatcaagatacatattagattaaatttaatataatcttattaaaatagtattaagatattaaacttaatcacttcaatattaaattaataaaatactattaagatatgtattaaattaaatttaatattaaattattaaaaaatattatttttggattaattaCTCTAAAATTAAGGTCTCTAGTAAAATTCCAGTAAGACTGTAACTCTTTCAGTGCTCAACCATCAATGACCAATCGTCACCGGCCATCGGGACGTCACTGTTGCAGCCATCGGCACCACTTTGTCTGATGGTGCAAGTGCAACACCCTTACGGCACCCCGAGCTGATTCGGCTGCTGCCGATTCGATTCGGGTCAATGAGTACCCCGACTGGTCCGATCTAACCACTGGTTGAACTGTCTGCCCGGTTTCATATACCGGCCCCAGTTTGACAAGTTTTTGGGTCTTGATCTCGATTTTGGACTCTtgggcccaatttacgatctcaggtcaaattttcaagttcaattacccattggcccaattgtctgacttgaaattaacttccaaaaatattatattaattttaattgatttgattaatttaattttacttgatcaaaattaatttttacaaaaatcacttagattttccaaattaaattttcaagaaaattctttaattaaattttctagttgaacaattctcacgaccacctattttaattccacatcgaataaatcgactcaattaaattattcccaaagtcttTAACATGATCACTGGCAGCAAATGACTGTAATAAATTGCTAGTTCGAGAACAAGCAATCCGTGGCaacgtttcatatttatcaatccacataatgctgatgagaggatatcattaactctttaattgagctatgaattctattgttgctagtaaagccatgttata
The Gossypium hirsutum isolate 1008001.06 chromosome A07, Gossypium_hirsutum_v2.1, whole genome shotgun sequence genome window above contains:
- the LOC107898331 gene encoding ras-related protein RABB1c; translation: MSYAYLFKYIIIGDTGVGKSCLLLQFTDKRFQPVHDLTIGVEFGARMITIENKPIKLQIWDTAGQESFRSITRSYYRGAAGALLVYDITRRETFNHLTSWLEEARQHANANMTVMLIGNKCDLSHRRAVSTEEGEQFAREHGLIFMEASAKTAQNVEEAFLSTASKIYKKIQDGVIDISNESYGIKIGHVSQASSFGGRDGSASQPGGCCS